A genomic region of Papaver somniferum cultivar HN1 chromosome 7, ASM357369v1, whole genome shotgun sequence contains the following coding sequences:
- the LOC113298089 gene encoding uncharacterized protein LOC113298089 — translation MVLGLRTKHKKGSSVQVGYQIHIQEIKPWPPSQSLKSVRSVILQWENGDRDSGSINPVVPSVGSGVGDGKIEFNESFRLTVMLSRDASVKGRNAEIYMKNCIEFNLYEPRRDKTVKGQLLGTVVIDLAEYGPISETIIVTAPMNCKRSFKNTVQPVLSIKIQPFEKHISSSSSRESLFREASLDTDAKGSVSALMNGEYAEEAEIASFSDADASSQSSITNSSSAFEATGSSSPQNEENAVESVKDAKGTSSHNPSSSLEQVAVKSGDEPVIAAGKHFNGSSSPSPSIELSSEVRSPDNDQASMSNFHNRNSTSIIRKNVNHSDQSSSSSLANVGVEEEKDNSVPMSPAPEIRDRIVNGRSNIQVRAQPMDENNFENLLPEAAAPDTNHQVVDSHQVIRKKRDENDQRLSADNGHNTTLNEISNGFSPDAIRSSGISTSDIPPFSIRRGLRVGYTPTTTRLRYAKSVRSPSDSPKSNGFVGDSQSTGEVKTLEIPDKAREGTLSFTRDEGKDTTIVPREARTNSSDSIIQQLKHRIKKLQGELRETAAMELSLYSVVAEHGSSVNKVHAPARRLSRLYLHASKNPSQVSRASVAKSIVSGLLLVAKACGNDVPRLTFWLSNSVVLRGIISLTLEDSQLPVSAGPHVETNDVVNGNSNRSSLKWKKSPSMKKENNLGSSDDWEDSCTFTTALEKIETWIFSRIVESIWWQTLTPYMQPAPGKSRERRQSSFSTQEQVNFSLDLWKKAFKDARERLCPVRASGHECGCLPLLARLVMEQSVARLDVAMFNAILRESVDEVPMDPVSDPISDLDVLPIPAGKSSFGAGAQLKNAIGNWSRWLSDLFGLDDDDHHHDDDESDFDSREESEKSFRLLNAFSNLMMLPKDMLMDRAIRREVCSTFDAPMIRRILQNFVPDEFCPEPVPNDVFDTLNAECQEVIESEEEFIENFPLNATPTTYQPPSADSLVDIIGEVGKGTQLRRSGLSVVRKAYTSDDELDELDSPLNSIIFENSQSSSAQKWMTTSEYGVQQVSRYQLLREVWKEAD, via the exons ATGGTTCTTGGGTTAAGGACAAAACACAAGAAAGGCTCTTCAGTTCAAGTTGGTTACCAAATTCATATCCAAGAAATTAAACCTTGGCCTCCGTCACAGTCTTTGAAATCGGTTCGTTCTGTTATACTTCAATGGGAAAATGGTGATCGGGATTCGGGTTCAATTAACCCAGTTGTACCTTCGGTTGGGTCCGGTGTTGGTGATGGGAAAATTGAATTCAATGAGTCTTTTAGGCTTACTGTAATGCTATCTAGAGATGCATCGGTTAAAGGTAGAAATGCTGAGATTTATATGAAGAATTGCATAGAGTTTAATCTATACGAGCCTAGGAGGGATAAGACGGTGAAAGGTCAGCTTCTTGGAACAGTCGTGATAGATTTGGCGGAGTACGGGCCTATCAGTGAAACCATAATTGTAACTGCTCCAATGAACTGCAAGAGAAGCTTTAAGAATACTGTTCAACCTGTTTTGTCTATTAAGATTCAGCCGTTTGAGAAGCATATTTCCAGCTCTTCTTCAAGGGAGAGCTTGTTTAGAGAAGCGTCCCTGGACACGGATGCCAAAGGATCTGTTTCCGCATTGATGAACGGAGAGTAtgcagaagaagctgagattgctTCATTTAGTGATGCTGATGCTTCATCACAATCTTCTATTACCAACTCCTCATCAGCTTTTGAAGCTACCGGGAGTTCGTCGCCACAAAATGAAGAG AATGCGGTAGAATCTGTCAAGGATGCCAAAGGAACAAGTAGCCACAATCCCAGCTCATCTCTGGAACAGGTGGCAGTGAAGTCAGGAGACGAACCTGTAATTGCAGCAGGCAAACATTTCAATGGGAGTTCATCTCCTTCACCATCAATAGAGTTATCTTCTGAAGTAAGGAGTCCAGATAATGACCAGGCATCAATGTCTAACTTCCACAACAGAAACTCAACATCAATCATAAGAAAAAATGTTAACCACAGtgatcaatcttcttcttcatccttagCTAATGTAGGTGTAGAGGAGGAAAAAGATAACTCTGTACCCATGAGTCCAGCACCTGAGATTCGTGACAGGATTGTCAATGGCAGAAGCAATATCCAAGTAAGAGCCCAACCTATGGACGAAAATAACTTCGAAAATCTTCTACCTGAAGCTGCAGCTCCAGATACAAATCACCAGGTTGTTGACTCTCATCAGGTTATAAGGAAAAAACGGGATGAGAATGATCAGAGACTATCAGCTGATAATGGACATAATACCACACTAAATGAAATTTCGAATGGGTTTTCACCAGATGCTATTAGATCATCAGGGATTAGTACGAGTGATATACCTCCATTTAGCATCAGGAGAGGTCTCAGAGTGGGTTATACCCCAACTACCACTAGGCTGAGGTATGCGAAGTCTGTAAGGTCACCGTCAGACTCCCCTAAGAGCAATGGGTTTGTCGGTGATAGTCAGTCAACCGGAGAAGTCAAAACACTGGAGATTCCAGATAAAGCGCGTGAGGGTACCTTAAGCTTCACAAGGGATGAAGGAAAAGACACTACTATCGTGCCAAGAGAAGCAAGAACCAATTCATCTGATAGCATAATTCAGCAACTCAAGCACAGAATAAAGAAGCTCCAGGGGGAGCTGAGAGAAACTGCTGCAATGGAGCTTTCCCTATATTCAGTTGTTGCTGAGCATGGGAGTTCTGTAAACAAAGTCCACGCTCCTGCTAGGCGCCTATCTAGGCTCTatttacatgcttcaaaaaatccATCACAAGTAAGCAGAGCAAGTGTGGCTAAGAGTATAGTTTCGGGATTACTTTTGGTCGCAAAAGCTTGTGGGAATGATGTCCCAAG GTTAACTTTCTGGTTGTCAAATTCAGTTGTTTTGAGAGGGATTATTAGCTTGACTCTTGAGGATTCCCAGCTACCAGTTTCTGCAGGACCACATGTTGAAACCAATGACGTTGTGAATGGAAACTCCAATAGATCCTCGTTGAAATGGAAGAAATCTCCTTCTATGAAGAAGGAAAATAATCTTGGTTCTTCTGATGACTGGGAGGACTCGTGCACGTTTACAACCGCATTAgaaaagatcgaaacctggatctTTTCTCGGATAGTGGAATCTATTTGGTGGCAG ACCTTGACTCCATATATGCAGCCTGCTCCTGGGAAGTCACGTGAAAGGAGGCAATCTAGTTTTTCCACGCAAGAGCAGGTAAACTTTTCTTTAGATCTCTGGAAGAAAGCCTTCAAAGACGCCCGTGAAAGGCTTTGTCCAGTCCGAGCTTCAGGGCATGAGTGTGGTTGCTTACCTCTGCTGGCTAGATTG GTAATGGAGCAATCTGTTGCCAGATTAGACGTGGCTATGTTTAATGCAATTCTTCGTGAATCAGTTGACGAGGTTCCAATGGATCCTGTATCTGACCCAATAAGTGATTTAGATGTACTTCCTATTCCAGCTGGAAAATCAAGTTTTGGTGCTGGTGCTCAACTGAAAAATGCT ATTGGGAACTGGTCCAGATGGCTTTCTGATCTATTTGGGTTAGATGATGATGATCACCACCATGATGACGATGAAAGTGACTTTGATAGCAGAGAAGAATCTGAGAAATCTTTTCGTCTTCTTAATGCATTCAGCAATCTGATGATGCTCCCAAAGGATATGCTCATGGATAGGGCCATCAGAAGAGAG GTATGTTCAACATTTGATGCTCCAATGATCAGGAGGATTCTTCAAAACTTTGTTCCCGACGAGTTTTGTCCTGAGCCAGTTCCAAATGATGTGTTTGACACACTAAACGCTGAG TGTCAGGAGGTTATCGAGTCCGAGGAAGAATTTATCGAAAACTTCCCCCTTAACGCCACTCCTACAACCTATCAGCCACCTTCAGCTGATTCTCTTGTGGATATCATAGGAGAAGTTGGAAAGGGAACCCAACTGAGAAGAAGTGGGTTGTCTGTAGTCCGAAAAGCTTACACAAGCGATGACGAGCTTGACGAACTTGATTCGCCTCTAAACTCAATTATATTTGAAAATTCACAGTCTTCTTCCGCACAAAAGTGGATGACTACAAGTGAATATGGGGTTCAGCAAGTCAGCAGGTACCAACTCCTTCGCGAGGTTTGGAAAGAAGCAGATTAA